From a region of the Brevibacterium siliguriense genome:
- a CDS encoding substrate-binding domain-containing protein, with translation MSDHPPEHRHVRLAEIAGTAGVSKATVSRALRDAESVSAASLAKVRQALAILGATGQAPSAGTGDGAGSGPQLIALIKPAVSAGNVDPYSRLAEILTNRMFSLGIAVVHIEAIAERNETLLETILGSEHGGPEISGAIVVGGGAAGVLAGMLAERGLPLIRISNARHDDGISRIYLDATGGIDTAVAHLVHLGHKRIGLAVLRDSAAPARIAGFRRSMAGILHIPATRDQAPVVEAAGGAMAGVAAAEELLDLRCTAVIACAPSLSFGMLEAAQRLRLDVPRDLSLLTVGDVPDADVVQPPLSQVVYDWATVAQSAIDEIRAMISAGDARVHVDYTVDPDLVLRASAVPPQRR, from the coding sequence ATGAGCGACCACCCGCCCGAGCACCGACACGTCCGCCTAGCCGAGATCGCCGGCACCGCCGGGGTCTCGAAGGCCACCGTCTCCAGAGCACTGCGTGATGCCGAATCCGTGTCGGCCGCCTCCTTGGCGAAGGTGCGCCAGGCGTTGGCGATCCTCGGCGCCACCGGGCAGGCCCCGAGCGCGGGAACCGGGGACGGAGCCGGTTCCGGACCCCAGCTCATCGCGCTCATCAAGCCCGCGGTGTCGGCAGGCAACGTCGACCCGTACTCGCGGCTCGCGGAGATCCTGACGAACCGGATGTTCTCACTCGGCATCGCCGTCGTCCACATCGAGGCCATCGCCGAACGCAACGAGACCCTGCTCGAGACCATCCTCGGCAGCGAACACGGCGGACCGGAGATCTCCGGAGCCATCGTCGTCGGCGGCGGCGCAGCCGGTGTGCTCGCGGGAATGCTCGCCGAACGCGGACTGCCGCTCATCCGCATCTCGAATGCCCGCCACGACGACGGGATCTCGCGCATCTACCTCGACGCGACTGGCGGCATCGACACGGCTGTCGCCCACCTCGTCCACCTCGGTCACAAACGCATCGGACTGGCCGTGCTGCGCGATTCGGCGGCCCCTGCCCGGATCGCCGGCTTCCGCCGATCGATGGCCGGAATCCTCCACATCCCCGCCACCCGAGATCAGGCCCCCGTCGTCGAGGCCGCCGGCGGTGCCATGGCCGGAGTCGCCGCCGCCGAGGAGCTGCTCGACCTGCGCTGCACCGCCGTCATCGCCTGTGCCCCGTCTCTATCCTTCGGCATGCTCGAGGCCGCCCAGCGGCTCCGGCTCGACGTGCCCCGCGACCTGTCCCTGCTCACCGTCGGAGACGTCCCCGACGCCGATGTCGTCCAACCGCCGCTGTCGCAAGTCGTCTACGACTGGGCGACCGTGGCGCAGTCCGCGATCGACGAGATCCGTGCGATGATCTCAGCCGGTGACGCGCGCGTGCATGTCGACTACACGGTCGACCCGGACCTCGTCCTCCGCGCCAGCGCCGTGCCCCCGCAGCGCCGCTGA